A section of the Dictyoglomus sp. genome encodes:
- a CDS encoding calcium-translocating P-type ATPase, PMCA-type, translating into MREWSNLRIDEITRELGTDLEKGLSEKEAKERQKIFGRNVLPEKPPTTFLKLFINQFKEFLTIILISATFISLILGEIKDAIAIFVIVLINAVLGASQEFKAEKTLASLKALTNPVVKVIRDGRLKEILSDDLVPGDIIILEEGEKIPADVRFFETHYLQVDESILTGESEAVRKDADFVGEGNLDLGEQYNMGFKGTYIMSGKGKGIVVGIGENTALGKIAKMLSEMKEEPTPLQKELEKLGRQISVLILILVSILLGIGIIQKREFFEMFMTSVSLAVAAIPEGLPTVITILLALGVQEMARRKAVVRRLSAVEALGATTIICTDKTGTLTENRMELVKIGLLEKVYERENFSKVTSEIYEILESAILCSDVRKKENTYLGDPLEIALFRTGENLGILDKVLENREKVKEIPFDSQRKRVSVVYKNSDGYLLFVKGAPEGIIKKSKYVKSDNQILELNEEIEKKLTEKQIELAKEGLRVLGVAKRSLKYLTQDNIEENLTFLGFVAFLDPLRDGVKEAVDLCSKAGIRPIIVTGDYIWTAKKIAKDLGMDIENGLSYQGEDLKDEKAFDNINWEKVSLFSRVLPEHKMEIVKRLKEKGEVVAMTGDGVNDAPALKMADIGVSMGQRGTEVAREASDLVLLDDSFATIVKAVEEGRRIFDNIRKVTYYLFSCNLSEIVVVGLSILLRFPLPLTPIELLWINLVTDGFPALALGIEPAEKDIMERKPRSINEGILTKDIWRKLLLDGVIMGLASLSLFYWGLSFNNITLARTLAFSGLVFAQLFQALSLSLRRRKEFIDAFSNIYLILAILLSFSLQFLILYTPFGRNFFNLEYLSPEKILIVILVSLLPIFKLIIEKIYEKIS; encoded by the coding sequence ATGAGAGAATGGAGTAATTTGAGAATAGATGAGATAACTAGAGAATTAGGGACAGATCTTGAAAAGGGATTGTCAGAAAAAGAGGCTAAAGAAAGACAAAAAATTTTTGGAAGAAATGTTTTACCTGAAAAACCTCCTACCACTTTTTTAAAATTATTTATTAATCAATTTAAGGAATTTCTTACTATAATTCTTATATCTGCTACTTTTATATCCTTAATCTTAGGAGAAATTAAAGATGCCATTGCTATATTCGTTATTGTCCTAATAAACGCTGTTTTAGGAGCATCTCAGGAATTTAAGGCAGAAAAAACCTTAGCTTCTCTAAAAGCATTAACAAATCCAGTGGTAAAAGTTATAAGAGATGGAAGGTTAAAAGAAATCCTATCTGATGATTTAGTACCAGGAGATATTATTATTTTAGAAGAAGGAGAGAAAATACCTGCAGATGTTAGGTTTTTTGAGACTCATTATCTACAAGTTGACGAGTCTATATTAACTGGAGAATCAGAAGCAGTAAGAAAAGATGCTGATTTTGTTGGTGAAGGAAATTTAGATCTTGGAGAGCAATATAATATGGGATTTAAAGGGACATATATCATGTCTGGAAAGGGTAAAGGAATTGTTGTTGGAATTGGAGAAAATACTGCTTTAGGAAAAATTGCAAAGATGCTTTCTGAGATGAAAGAAGAACCTACACCCTTGCAGAAGGAGTTAGAAAAATTAGGAAGACAAATTTCTGTTCTAATACTCATATTAGTTTCAATACTTTTAGGGATTGGAATTATACAAAAAAGAGAATTCTTTGAAATGTTTATGACTTCTGTTAGTCTTGCGGTAGCAGCAATTCCTGAGGGGCTTCCCACAGTTATTACTATTCTTCTTGCTTTAGGTGTTCAAGAAATGGCTAGAAGAAAGGCAGTAGTGAGAAGACTTTCCGCTGTGGAAGCTCTTGGGGCAACCACTATAATCTGTACTGATAAAACAGGAACATTAACAGAGAATAGAATGGAATTGGTTAAGATAGGACTTTTAGAAAAGGTTTATGAGAGAGAGAATTTCTCTAAGGTTACTTCAGAAATTTATGAAATATTGGAAAGTGCAATTTTATGTAGCGATGTTAGAAAAAAGGAAAATACTTATTTAGGAGATCCTTTAGAGATTGCTCTTTTTAGAACAGGAGAAAACTTAGGTATATTAGATAAAGTATTGGAAAATAGAGAAAAGGTTAAAGAGATCCCTTTTGATTCTCAGAGGAAAAGAGTGAGCGTTGTCTATAAAAATAGTGATGGTTATCTTTTGTTTGTTAAGGGTGCTCCCGAAGGGATTATTAAGAAGAGTAAATATGTGAAATCAGATAACCAAATTTTGGAGTTGAATGAAGAGATTGAAAAGAAATTGACAGAAAAACAGATAGAACTAGCTAAAGAAGGTCTTAGAGTATTAGGAGTAGCAAAAAGAAGTCTTAAATATTTAACTCAAGATAATATAGAAGAGAATCTTACTTTTTTAGGATTCGTAGCCTTTTTAGATCCATTAAGGGATGGAGTTAAAGAGGCTGTAGATCTATGTTCAAAGGCAGGAATTAGACCAATAATTGTCACAGGAGATTATATATGGACTGCCAAGAAGATTGCAAAAGATCTTGGAATGGATATAGAAAATGGACTCTCATATCAAGGAGAAGATCTAAAGGACGAAAAAGCTTTTGATAATATAAATTGGGAAAAAGTTTCACTTTTTTCAAGGGTACTTCCTGAACATAAGATGGAGATTGTTAAAAGATTAAAAGAAAAGGGTGAAGTGGTTGCTATGACTGGTGATGGGGTAAATGATGCTCCTGCTTTGAAAATGGCAGATATTGGAGTAAGCATGGGACAAAGAGGTACAGAAGTAGCAAGAGAGGCATCGGATTTAGTCTTACTTGATGATAGCTTTGCCACCATCGTAAAAGCAGTTGAAGAAGGAAGAAGAATTTTTGATAATATAAGAAAGGTGACTTATTATCTTTTTTCTTGTAATTTAAGTGAAATTGTTGTGGTAGGGTTAAGTATATTATTAAGATTTCCATTGCCCTTAACTCCTATTGAACTCTTATGGATAAATTTGGTAACCGATGGTTTTCCAGCTTTAGCTTTAGGTATAGAACCTGCTGAAAAAGATATTATGGAGAGAAAGCCTCGATCTATAAATGAGGGAATATTGACGAAAGATATATGGAGAAAATTGTTATTAGATGGTGTTATTATGGGTTTAGCTTCATTATCTTTATTCTATTGGGGACTATCTTTCAATAATATAACTTTAGCAAGGACTTTGGCTTTTTCTGGACTTGTATTTGCACAACTCTTTCAGGCTTTAAGCTTATCTCTTAGAAGAAGAAAGGAATTTATAGATGCTTTTTCTAATATTTATTTAATTTTAGCCATTCTTCTATCCTTCTCTTTGCAGTTCTTAATACTCTATACTCCCTTTGGAAGAAATTTCTTTAATCTAGAGTACTTAAGCCCTGAAAAAATTTTAATAGTAATTTTAGTTTCCTTGCTTCCTATATTTAAGCTTATTATAGAGAAAATATATGAGAAGATTTCTTAA
- the ugpC gene encoding sn-glycerol-3-phosphate ABC transporter ATP-binding protein UgpC: MADVKLENVTKKFGDVIAVNNVSLDIQDREFIVLVGPSGCGKTTTLRMIAGLEEVTEGRIYIGGRLVNDVPPKDRDIAMVFQNYALYPHMTVYDNMAFGLKLRKFPKEEIDRRVKAAAEMLGIENLLKRKPKELSGGQRQRVALGRAIVREPKVFLMDEPLSNLDAKLRVQMRAELKKLQRSLGVTTIYVTHDQTEAMTMGDRIVVMRDGVVQQVDEPLTIYEKPNNIFVAGFIGSPPMNFIDARLDENARVLDLGSIKLGIPQDMQSFVAEHAKDYLGKKVILGVRPEHIYDVSLIKTEEIIPEDVAEMKIEVLEPMGTEVYLYLIEGPVSAVARVGSETRARMGERIKVMFDLRKMHLFDPVTQVAII; this comes from the coding sequence ATGGCAGACGTAAAACTGGAAAATGTAACTAAAAAATTTGGAGATGTTATAGCTGTTAACAATGTTTCTTTAGATATTCAAGACAGAGAATTTATAGTTCTTGTAGGTCCCTCAGGATGTGGTAAAACGACGACTTTGAGAATGATTGCGGGATTAGAGGAGGTTACAGAAGGAAGAATTTATATAGGTGGAAGACTGGTTAATGATGTGCCTCCAAAGGATAGAGATATTGCAATGGTATTTCAAAACTATGCTCTATATCCTCATATGACTGTTTATGATAATATGGCTTTTGGATTAAAGCTTAGAAAATTTCCAAAAGAAGAAATTGACAGAAGAGTAAAAGCAGCAGCAGAAATGCTGGGTATTGAGAATTTATTAAAAAGAAAACCCAAAGAGTTATCTGGTGGACAGAGACAAAGAGTAGCTTTAGGACGTGCTATTGTTCGAGAACCAAAAGTATTCTTGATGGATGAGCCTTTGTCAAACCTTGATGCAAAGTTAAGAGTTCAAATGAGAGCAGAACTTAAAAAATTACAAAGAAGTCTTGGAGTTACAACAATATATGTTACTCATGATCAAACTGAAGCAATGACCATGGGAGATCGTATTGTAGTGATGAGAGATGGAGTTGTACAACAAGTAGATGAGCCTCTTACTATCTATGAAAAACCTAATAATATTTTTGTGGCTGGATTTATAGGTAGTCCTCCTATGAATTTTATAGATGCACGTCTTGATGAAAATGCAAGAGTTTTAGATCTAGGAAGTATAAAATTGGGAATTCCTCAAGATATGCAAAGCTTTGTTGCGGAGCATGCAAAGGATTATCTTGGAAAGAAAGTTATTCTTGGAGTAAGACCAGAACATATTTATGATGTATCTCTTATTAAAACAGAAGAGATTATACCTGAAGATGTAGCAGAGATGAAAATTGAGGTTTTGGAACCTATGGGAACAGAAGTTTATCTCTATCTTATCGAAGGTCCAGTAAGTGCTGTGGCAAGAGTAGGCTCAGAAACAAGAGCAAGGATGGGAGAGAGAATTAAAGTTATGTTTGATTTAAGAAAGATGCACTTGTTTGATCCTGTAACTCAGGTAGCAATCATTTGA
- a CDS encoding HNH endonuclease, which produces MKDLSSKVLVLNSNYEPLDVCGVKRAISLLVQKKAEVVEENSGIIASPSVFFVIPSVIRLLYYVKRPRLELKLSRKGVFIRDNFTCQYCGKRDGEMTIDHVVPKRLGGKSVWENLVCACKECNKKKGDKTLEEAKMKLIREPKPPKYIPYFHLTRYLEREENIEWRKYFFVNSEE; this is translated from the coding sequence ATGAAGGATTTAAGTAGTAAAGTTTTAGTATTAAATAGTAATTATGAACCTTTAGATGTTTGTGGAGTAAAAAGGGCAATATCCCTTCTTGTTCAAAAAAAGGCAGAAGTAGTAGAAGAAAACAGTGGGATTATTGCTTCTCCATCGGTATTTTTTGTTATTCCATCGGTGATTAGACTTTTATATTATGTAAAAAGACCTAGATTAGAACTTAAACTATCAAGAAAAGGAGTTTTTATTAGAGATAATTTTACTTGTCAATATTGTGGCAAAAGGGATGGAGAAATGACTATTGATCATGTTGTACCAAAGAGATTAGGGGGAAAATCGGTATGGGAGAATTTAGTTTGTGCTTGTAAAGAATGTAATAAGAAGAAAGGAGATAAGACGTTGGAAGAGGCAAAAATGAAATTAATAAGAGAGCCAAAACCACCTAAATATATTCCTTACTTTCATTTGACAAGATATTTAGAACGAGAAGAGAATATTGAATGGCGAAAATATTTCTTTGTTAACTCTGAGGAGTAG
- a CDS encoding sugar transferase: MEKIRREIFWLFVLIVLDFICLILSVPLAYYIRFNFLIKIPELYLPESDFPVFYPYYFYLSIFFGIMALIILIWNKAYNSKNYFSFGPIFISVALSIFILSFLSFFYRDFSFSRLIFILTGFSALFLIFLNRIILLLLRWGLFKIERSITKVLLIGNNEIANTLIDFWKKNPWVGYKLYRNIPDLSYLKENLEEFYNFQEIIITHPIKDEEIFRLIEISRKKGITVKIVPDLYLLFGSQIIFDEISGIPILRIKTSNLEGWQGYLKEIEDIIIATIGLIFFLPLMFIISLLIKLDSEGPVIFKHKRVGRYGKDIYVWKFRTMYKDADKILENNPKLKLEFEKSFKLKDDPRVTKIGKFLRKWSLDEIPQFFNILKGDMSIVGPRPVVRKELEKYGIFADEILRVKPGLTGLWQVSGRSDLDYARRVQLDLYYIQNWSIKLDFQIILKTIPSVILRKGAY, translated from the coding sequence ATGGAAAAGATAAGAAGAGAGATATTTTGGCTTTTTGTTTTAATTGTATTAGACTTTATCTGTCTAATACTTTCTGTTCCTTTAGCTTATTATATAAGATTTAATTTTTTAATAAAAATTCCTGAACTTTATCTTCCTGAGTCTGATTTTCCTGTTTTCTATCCTTATTATTTTTATCTTTCTATTTTTTTTGGAATAATGGCTCTAATTATTCTTATTTGGAATAAAGCCTATAATTCCAAAAACTATTTTTCCTTTGGACCCATATTTATTTCTGTTGCTCTTTCTATTTTTATATTGTCCTTTCTTTCCTTCTTTTATAGGGATTTTTCTTTCTCGAGATTAATTTTTATTCTCACAGGTTTTTCTGCTCTTTTTCTTATCTTCTTAAATAGAATTATTCTTTTACTTTTAAGATGGGGACTATTTAAAATAGAAAGAAGTATAACAAAAGTTCTTTTAATTGGAAATAATGAAATAGCAAACACACTTATAGATTTTTGGAAGAAAAATCCATGGGTGGGATATAAATTATATAGAAATATTCCTGATCTTTCATATTTAAAAGAGAACTTAGAAGAATTTTATAATTTCCAGGAAATTATAATAACACATCCTATAAAAGATGAGGAGATTTTTCGTTTAATAGAGATATCTAGGAAAAAAGGAATTACAGTTAAAATAGTTCCTGATCTTTATCTTCTTTTTGGCTCTCAGATTATATTTGACGAAATTAGTGGTATTCCTATTTTAAGAATTAAAACTTCTAATCTCGAGGGATGGCAGGGTTATTTAAAAGAGATTGAAGACATAATTATTGCTACTATTGGACTTATTTTCTTTTTGCCTCTTATGTTTATAATATCTTTATTAATAAAACTAGATTCCGAAGGTCCTGTTATTTTCAAACATAAAAGGGTGGGAAGATATGGTAAAGATATATACGTTTGGAAATTTAGAACAATGTATAAGGATGCAGACAAAATTCTAGAAAATAATCCTAAATTAAAGTTAGAATTTGAAAAAAGTTTTAAGTTAAAAGATGATCCAAGGGTAACAAAAATTGGCAAATTTCTAAGAAAATGGAGTTTAGATGAAATTCCTCAATTTTTTAATATTCTAAAGGGAGATATGAGTATTGTAGGACCAAGACCTGTGGTAAGAAAAGAGTTAGAAAAATATGGAATCTTTGCAGATGAAATTTTGAGAGTAAAGCCAGGTCTTACAGGTCTTTGGCAAGTGAGTGGAAGAAGTGACTTAGATTATGCTAGAAGAGTCCAATTGGACTTATATTATATTCAAAATTGGAGTATAAAATTAGATTTTCAAATCATACTGAAAACCATCCCATCGGTTATTCTTAGAAAGGGAGCATATTGA
- a CDS encoding MGMT family protein: MIGTYPLNNGYLIINYEGKIIKRIYWEKNPKKININFPFYTLFDSYFHGENVDFSKVSLDFSMVSPFCKKVYELAREIPFGKITSYKAIAEKLGYNNGSRAVGQALAKNPFLIIIPCHRVIRSDGRLGNFSLGVEFKKFLLKLEGIEEVENGKILSLRYWWY, from the coding sequence ATGATAGGTACTTATCCCTTAAATAATGGTTACTTGATTATAAATTATGAAGGAAAGATTATAAAGAGAATTTATTGGGAGAAGAATCCTAAGAAGATAAATATTAATTTCCCTTTTTATACTCTTTTTGATTCTTATTTTCATGGAGAAAATGTAGATTTTTCTAAAGTTTCATTAGATTTTTCTATGGTTTCTCCTTTTTGTAAAAAGGTTTATGAATTAGCAAGGGAAATTCCCTTTGGTAAGATAACTTCATATAAAGCAATAGCTGAAAAATTGGGATACAATAATGGATCAAGAGCAGTAGGACAGGCATTAGCAAAAAATCCCTTCTTAATTATTATACCTTGTCATAGGGTTATAAGAAGTGATGGAAGACTAGGAAATTTTTCTTTGGGAGTAGAATTTAAGAAATTTCTCTTAAAATTAGAGGGAATAGAGGAGGTAGAAAATGGAAAGATTCTTAGCCTTAGATATTGGTGGTACTAA
- a CDS encoding LysM peptidoglycan-binding domain-containing protein, producing the protein MRRFLKEFVVYIISFVLIVFLANQLFLIEKIPQESKEETKSVEIRPAKEKVERINDSSKNILKDEKSKETYTQIIYEVKVGDTTIGIAQRYSIDWKELAKINNLKDPNKLYVGQKLIIPIKKD; encoded by the coding sequence ATGAGAAGATTTCTTAAAGAATTTGTAGTTTATATAATAAGTTTTGTTTTAATTGTTTTTCTTGCGAATCAATTATTTTTGATAGAGAAAATTCCTCAAGAATCGAAAGAGGAGACAAAAAGCGTGGAAATAAGACCAGCAAAAGAAAAAGTAGAAAGAATTAATGACTCTTCTAAGAATATTTTGAAAGATGAAAAATCAAAGGAAACGTATACTCAAATAATATATGAAGTTAAAGTAGGAGATACAACTATAGGGATTGCTCAAAGATATTCTATAGATTGGAAAGAATTAGCAAAAATTAATAATCTTAAAGATCCTAATAAGTTATATGTAGGGCAGAAATTAATAATTCCAATAAAAAAGGACTAA
- a CDS encoding ROK family protein yields MERFLALDIGGTKIALGRFLGDGKLEEKIIFPTNAERGYRKILEEIIENLKKLKTSDTLALGIGCGGPLDSEKGVILSPPNLPGWDNVPLKGDLESALNIPVFLDNDANTACLGEYYFGAGRGVKNLVYITVSTGIGGGVIIDGKILRGQRNSAGEIGHQTILPHGPLCNCGNKGCLEALASGIAIAKRAEEAILNNEDTILKELSRKERISAELVRKAYLQGDKVSERIWKSALEYLGIGIGNVITILSPERIILGGGIMKAGEEVLETVKRVVKERVKLVPVDKVEILSSQLGEDVGLYGALALILSEIGAR; encoded by the coding sequence ATGGAAAGATTCTTAGCCTTAGATATTGGTGGTACTAAGATTGCTCTGGGAAGATTTTTGGGAGATGGAAAATTAGAGGAAAAAATAATATTTCCTACAAATGCAGAAAGAGGATACAGAAAAATTTTAGAAGAAATCATAGAAAATCTAAAAAAACTTAAAACAAGTGATACTTTGGCTCTTGGAATAGGATGTGGGGGACCTTTAGATAGTGAGAAGGGAGTTATCCTTTCCCCTCCTAATCTTCCAGGTTGGGACAATGTTCCATTAAAGGGAGATTTAGAATCTGCCTTAAATATTCCTGTTTTTTTAGATAATGATGCAAATACTGCATGCTTAGGAGAATATTATTTTGGAGCGGGTAGAGGAGTTAAGAATTTAGTTTACATAACTGTGAGCACGGGAATTGGCGGAGGAGTTATTATTGATGGAAAAATTCTTCGTGGACAAAGAAATAGTGCTGGAGAGATAGGACATCAGACTATTTTACCTCATGGTCCTCTTTGTAATTGTGGAAACAAAGGTTGTCTTGAGGCTTTAGCATCAGGAATAGCTATTGCAAAAAGAGCAGAAGAGGCTATTCTAAATAATGAAGATACTATTTTAAAAGAATTAAGTAGAAAAGAAAGAATTTCTGCAGAGCTCGTAAGAAAGGCATATCTTCAAGGTGATAAGGTTTCTGAAAGAATTTGGAAAAGTGCTTTAGAATATCTTGGAATTGGTATAGGAAATGTTATAACTATATTGAGTCCAGAAAGGATAATTCTTGGTGGAGGGATAATGAAAGCAGGAGAAGAAGTGCTAGAGACAGTAAAAAGGGTAGTAAAAGAGAGAGTAAAGTTAGTTCCAGTAGATAAAGTAGAAATATTATCCTCTCAATTAGGAGAAGATGTAGGACTATATGGTGCTTTAGCTCTTATCTTAAGTGAGATAGGAGCAAGATAA
- the uvrA gene encoding excinuclease ABC subunit UvrA — protein MSEKYIKIRGAREHNLKNINLDLPRNKLIVFTGISGSGKSSLAFDTIYAEGQRRYVESLSTYARQFLGQLNKPDVDIIEGLSPAISIDQKTVIKNPRSTVGTVTEIYDYLRLLFANIGKPHCPNCNIEISAQTVEQIVNKILSFPEGRRIQVLSPVVRGRKGEYKKLWENLRKQGFLRVKVDNEVYSLDEDIDLDKNKKHDISVIVDRLIIKPDIRSRLFEAVELSLKLSEGLVLIEELTEEGPKEHLFSENFSCPQCGFSFGEITPRLFSFNSPYGACPSCSGLGGKKEFDPDLILDLEKSILEGGIIPWGKDISPYYRILLTNLGKKLGFSLDIPLKFFSEKQKNALLYGVPFAIHVEYPDWDIYGYRSFEGLINIFMKRYQETESEEIRDYFEKFMIFSPCSECGGKRLKKESLAITVGGKNIAEVCSLTLLELQDFLKNLELSEKERIIAEPILKEIFQRVRFLIEVGVDYLTLDRSADTLSGGESQRVRLATQIGSGLVGVIYVLDEPSIGLHPRDNKRLIENLKNLRDLGNTILVVEHDEEIIRSADFIVDIGPGAGEHGGEIVVAGSLEKVLSHPTSITAQYLRGDRKIPIPKERRKGNSNWLEIKGARARNLKNINVKIPLGTFVCLTGVSGSGKSTLVEEVIYPALQKAIYGKKIKGKNYDEVLGTEYIDKVIIIDQSPIGRTPRSNPATYTGVFTDIRELFAELPESRIRGYKPGRFSFNVKGGRCEACHGEGMVKVEMHFLPDIYIPCEVCKGKRYNSETLEITFKGKNIADVLDMSVESALEFFDKFPSIKRKLQTLYDVGLSYIKLGQPATTLSGGEAQRIKLAAELSKKSTGRTFYILDEPTTGLHFADVEKLVNLLHRLVDSGNTVLVIEHNLEVIKTADYIIDLGPEGGERGGEIVAVGTPEEIAEIPNSHTGRFLRKILFLERKIYA, from the coding sequence ATGAGTGAGAAGTATATTAAAATAAGAGGAGCAAGGGAACACAATCTTAAGAATATAAATTTAGATCTTCCGAGAAACAAACTAATAGTATTTACAGGAATTAGTGGATCTGGAAAGTCTTCCTTAGCCTTTGATACTATTTATGCGGAAGGACAAAGAAGATATGTGGAATCCTTATCTACTTATGCAAGACAATTTTTAGGACAATTAAATAAGCCAGATGTGGATATTATAGAAGGACTTTCTCCTGCTATTTCTATTGATCAAAAAACAGTTATTAAGAATCCAAGATCTACAGTGGGAACTGTGACAGAAATTTATGACTATTTAAGACTTCTTTTTGCAAATATAGGAAAACCTCACTGTCCTAACTGTAATATTGAGATCTCTGCTCAGACGGTGGAACAAATTGTAAATAAAATATTAAGCTTTCCTGAGGGAAGAAGAATACAGGTTTTATCTCCTGTAGTTAGAGGGAGAAAGGGTGAATATAAAAAACTCTGGGAAAATCTAAGAAAGCAAGGTTTTTTAAGGGTTAAAGTAGATAATGAAGTATATTCTTTGGATGAGGATATTGATCTTGATAAAAATAAAAAGCATGATATCTCTGTTATTGTTGATCGCTTGATAATAAAACCTGATATAAGAAGTAGACTCTTTGAAGCTGTTGAGCTTTCTCTTAAACTGAGTGAAGGATTGGTATTAATAGAAGAGTTAACAGAAGAAGGACCCAAGGAACATCTATTTAGTGAGAATTTTTCGTGTCCCCAATGTGGATTTAGTTTTGGAGAGATAACTCCCCGTCTTTTCTCCTTTAATAGTCCCTACGGTGCTTGCCCTTCTTGTTCAGGACTTGGTGGTAAAAAGGAGTTTGATCCCGATTTAATCCTTGATCTTGAGAAATCCATATTAGAAGGAGGAATAATTCCTTGGGGAAAGGATATTTCTCCCTACTATAGGATTCTTCTTACTAATTTGGGTAAAAAACTGGGTTTTTCTTTGGATATCCCATTAAAATTTTTCTCGGAAAAGCAAAAAAATGCATTATTATATGGTGTTCCCTTTGCTATTCATGTTGAATATCCTGATTGGGATATCTATGGATACAGATCCTTTGAAGGCTTGATAAATATATTCATGAAAAGATATCAGGAGACCGAATCCGAAGAAATAAGAGATTATTTTGAAAAATTTATGATATTTTCTCCATGTAGTGAATGTGGAGGAAAAAGGTTAAAGAAAGAGTCTTTAGCAATTACTGTAGGTGGTAAGAATATTGCGGAGGTTTGTAGTTTAACCCTCTTAGAGCTTCAAGATTTTCTTAAAAATCTTGAACTTTCTGAAAAAGAAAGAATCATTGCAGAACCTATCTTAAAAGAAATCTTTCAAAGGGTGAGATTTTTAATTGAAGTGGGAGTAGATTATTTAACCTTAGATAGATCTGCAGATACTTTATCAGGAGGAGAATCTCAAAGGGTGAGACTTGCTACTCAAATTGGCTCTGGTCTTGTGGGAGTTATTTATGTTTTAGATGAACCAAGTATTGGACTTCATCCTAGAGATAATAAGAGGTTGATAGAGAATCTTAAAAATTTAAGAGATTTAGGAAATACTATATTAGTTGTGGAGCATGATGAAGAGATTATAAGATCTGCGGATTTTATTGTGGATATAGGACCTGGAGCAGGAGAGCATGGAGGAGAAATAGTTGTTGCAGGATCTTTAGAAAAGGTATTGTCTCATCCTACATCTATCACTGCTCAATATTTAAGAGGAGATAGAAAAATCCCAATACCTAAAGAAAGAAGAAAAGGAAATTCTAATTGGCTCGAAATAAAAGGAGCTCGTGCAAGAAATCTTAAAAATATAAATGTAAAAATACCTTTAGGAACCTTTGTATGTCTTACAGGAGTTTCTGGATCTGGAAAAAGTACATTGGTAGAAGAGGTAATATATCCTGCCCTTCAAAAGGCAATATATGGAAAGAAAATAAAGGGTAAAAATTATGATGAGGTTTTAGGGACAGAGTATATTGATAAAGTTATTATAATTGATCAATCTCCCATAGGAAGAACTCCAAGATCTAATCCCGCAACTTATACAGGAGTTTTTACAGATATTCGAGAGTTATTTGCAGAACTTCCTGAATCAAGAATAAGAGGATATAAGCCCGGAAGATTTAGCTTTAATGTTAAGGGTGGAAGATGTGAGGCATGTCATGGTGAGGGTATGGTTAAGGTTGAGATGCATTTTCTTCCTGATATTTATATTCCTTGTGAAGTCTGTAAAGGAAAAAGATATAATAGTGAAACTTTGGAAATAACCTTTAAAGGAAAAAATATTGCGGATGTTTTAGATATGAGTGTAGAGTCTGCATTGGAATTTTTTGATAAATTTCCTTCTATAAAAAGAAAACTTCAAACTCTATATGATGTGGGGCTCTCGTACATAAAGTTGGGACAACCTGCAACTACTCTTTCAGGTGGTGAGGCTCAAAGAATAAAGTTAGCAGCAGAACTTTCAAAAAAGAGTACAGGAAGAACCTTTTATATATTGGACGAGCCCACCACAGGACTTCATTTTGCAGATGTAGAGAAGCTTGTAAATCTTCTTCATAGATTAGTAGATAGTGGCAATACAGTATTAGTTATTGAACATAATTTAGAAGTTATTAAAACTGCAGATTATATAATAGATTTAGGTCCTGAAGGAGGAGAAAGAGGAGGAGAAATCGTAGCTGTAGGGACTCCTGAAGAGATTGCAGAGATTCCTAATTCTCATACAGGACGGTTTTTAAGAAAAATTTTATTCTTAGAGAGAAAGATATATGCATGA